One genomic segment of Erysipelotrichaceae bacterium 66202529 includes these proteins:
- a CDS encoding peptidase → MFNNSYMSQYILYILAFAVVMLAQSRVQAAYHKYKQIPNEHGLTGETVARRILDMNNLQNIHVEVAKGGMLSDHYDPVHHVVRLSPDIYYNTSIASISVAAHEVGHAIQHKEHYGAIGLRNRLLPMANIASQLGWVVLVLGLFLFASTPVILYAGIAMICIILLFQIVTLPVEFNASTRAVKQLAMYGMISDRERYDVKGMLRAAAFTYVAAVLSTLVQILRILLIVLGRRNDD, encoded by the coding sequence ATGTTTAATAACTCCTATATGTCTCAGTATATTTTGTATATATTAGCGTTTGCCGTTGTCATGCTTGCACAATCCCGTGTACAGGCAGCCTATCATAAATATAAACAGATTCCCAATGAACACGGGCTTACCGGAGAAACGGTTGCACGCAGAATCCTGGATATGAATAATCTTCAAAACATTCATGTGGAGGTTGCCAAGGGCGGTATGCTTTCCGATCATTATGATCCTGTGCATCATGTTGTACGGCTTTCTCCAGATATCTACTACAATACTTCCATCGCTTCGATCAGTGTGGCGGCGCATGAGGTTGGCCATGCCATTCAGCATAAGGAGCATTATGGTGCTATCGGACTCAGAAACCGTCTGTTACCAATGGCGAATATTGCATCACAGCTTGGATGGGTTGTTCTTGTTCTGGGATTGTTCCTGTTCGCAAGCACACCGGTGATTCTCTATGCAGGAATCGCTATGATCTGCATTATACTGCTGTTTCAAATCGTCACACTGCCTGTGGAATTCAATGCAAGCACCCGAGCCGTTAAACAGCTTGCCATGTATGGAATGATAAGCGATCGTGAGCGTTACGATGTAAAGGGGATGCTGCGGGCTGCAGCCTTCACATATGTTGCTGCTGTGCTTTCTACACTCGTACAGATACTGCGTATACTGCTGATTGTGCTTGGAAGAAGAAATGATGATTAG
- a CDS encoding glutamine amidotransferase, producing MKLNVCWMYHDIMDLYGDKGNMMVLQKRCEDRGISITIDTLTIGDKKDLCAYDLLFLGGGADKEQMMLIDDLLSRKENIQRAMEQGTFVLLICGGYQLFGQYYISADNEKIEGLKFFDYYTATGSNGTRCIGNIAIRCNLDGYEFTAVGFENHGGQTCNVTAPLGSVISGYGNSFEGGQEGFYNGSVLGTYMHGPLFPKNPEIVDFVIYKSLKKNHPDIRLEDLAELDDTLEHKAKETMLKRLQVQ from the coding sequence ATGAAGCTGAACGTATGCTGGATGTATCATGATATTATGGATCTATATGGTGATAAGGGAAATATGATGGTTCTGCAAAAGCGCTGTGAGGACCGTGGTATTTCAATAACGATTGACACCCTAACCATCGGTGATAAGAAAGACCTTTGTGCATATGATCTCCTCTTTTTAGGCGGAGGTGCGGATAAGGAACAAATGATGCTGATAGATGATCTGCTTTCCAGAAAAGAGAATATCCAAAGGGCGATGGAGCAGGGGACCTTTGTACTGCTGATCTGCGGAGGCTATCAGCTTTTCGGTCAATACTATATCAGTGCGGATAATGAAAAAATTGAAGGCTTGAAGTTCTTTGATTATTATACAGCAACCGGCAGCAACGGTACACGCTGTATCGGTAATATAGCTATTCGCTGTAACTTGGATGGTTATGAGTTTACAGCGGTTGGTTTTGAAAATCATGGTGGACAGACATGTAATGTCACTGCTCCGCTGGGTTCTGTAATCAGTGGCTATGGAAACAGCTTTGAGGGCGGACAGGAGGGCTTCTATAACGGAAGTGTGCTGGGAACCTATATGCATGGCCCTCTGTTTCCAAAAAATCCGGAAATAGTAGATTTTGTGATTTATAAAAGCTTGAAAAAAAATCATCCGGATATCCGTCTGGAGGATTTAGCAGAGCTGGATGATACACTGGAGCATAAAGCGAAAGAAACAATGCTGAAACGTCTTCAGGTGCAATGA
- a CDS encoding CTP synthase encodes MSKFIFVTGGVVSGLGKGISAASLGRLLKSRGLKVTAMKLDPYINIDPGTMSPYQHGEVFVTEDGSETDLDLGHYERFIDENLNRYSNVTTGKVYWNVLNKEREGKYLGETVQVIPHITNEIKDFIYKAQQESDADIMICEVGGTTGDIESLPFLEAIRQVAQDKGRENCLFLHVTLIPYLESSQEHKSKPTQHSVNQLQSYGIFPDIIVARCNHPLEEGIRDKISLFCNIPKECVFENRTMPSLYEVPYMLQKQGLDDIVCKRFHITAPKADLSSWSTLIAQASECKEDVTIALIGKYVRLHDAYLSVVESLYHAGLKNRVKVHIKWIDSEKITPESIEGLLQACNGILIPGGFGTRGIEGKILAATYAREHKIPYLGICLGMQIAAIAFARTVLGFEDANSYEFNPNSEHLIIHYMADQSDEQDLGGTMRLGAYPSSIHPGTQLYRAYGTTEISERHRHRYEFNNQYREQFIQHGMDITATSKDGSLVEAVEISAHPFYVGVQFHPEFKSRPNRPHPLFTDFIAYAKANKKQ; translated from the coding sequence ATGAGTAAATTTATATTTGTAACCGGTGGTGTTGTCTCCGGTCTGGGAAAGGGCATCAGCGCTGCATCCCTGGGAAGACTGTTGAAGTCAAGAGGATTGAAGGTAACAGCTATGAAGCTGGATCCGTATATCAATATCGATCCGGGAACAATGAGTCCTTATCAGCATGGGGAAGTGTTTGTGACTGAGGATGGCAGTGAAACCGATCTGGATCTTGGACACTACGAACGCTTTATTGACGAAAATCTGAACCGCTACTCAAATGTGACAACGGGAAAGGTATACTGGAATGTCCTGAATAAAGAGCGGGAAGGAAAATACCTGGGGGAAACTGTACAGGTTATTCCGCATATTACCAATGAAATCAAGGATTTCATTTATAAAGCACAGCAGGAAAGCGATGCTGATATCATGATCTGTGAGGTCGGAGGTACAACCGGGGATATTGAAAGTCTTCCTTTTCTGGAAGCGATCCGTCAGGTTGCACAGGATAAAGGAAGGGAAAACTGTTTGTTTCTTCACGTGACGCTCATTCCTTATCTGGAAAGCAGTCAGGAGCATAAATCCAAGCCGACACAGCATTCTGTCAATCAGCTGCAGTCCTATGGAATTTTCCCTGATATTATTGTCGCCCGCTGTAATCATCCGCTGGAGGAGGGAATACGGGATAAGATTTCACTGTTCTGTAATATTCCAAAGGAGTGTGTCTTTGAAAACCGGACAATGCCTTCCTTATATGAGGTGCCATATATGCTGCAAAAGCAGGGGCTGGATGATATCGTCTGCAAAAGATTCCATATTACGGCACCAAAAGCCGATTTAAGCTCCTGGAGCACGCTGATTGCACAGGCATCTGAATGTAAAGAGGATGTGACAATAGCACTCATCGGGAAATATGTCCGTCTCCATGATGCATATCTCTCCGTTGTGGAATCACTGTATCATGCCGGCTTGAAAAACAGGGTAAAGGTACATATCAAATGGATCGATTCTGAAAAAATTACCCCTGAAAGTATAGAAGGGCTGCTGCAGGCTTGTAACGGCATTCTGATACCCGGAGGATTTGGAACGCGTGGCATTGAAGGTAAAATACTGGCTGCCACCTATGCCAGAGAGCATAAAATCCCATATCTGGGAATCTGTCTCGGTATGCAGATTGCAGCGATTGCCTTTGCACGTACAGTGCTGGGCTTTGAGGATGCCAATTCCTATGAATTTAACCCGAATAGTGAGCATTTGATAATCCATTATATGGCAGATCAGAGTGATGAGCAGGATCTGGGCGGCACAATGCGTCTGGGCGCATATCCGTCCAGCATCCATCCGGGTACACAGCTGTACCGCGCCTATGGGACAACGGAAATTTCCGAGCGCCACCGGCACCGCTATGAATTTAATAATCAGTATCGTGAACAATTTATTCAGCATGGAATGGATATCACAGCTACCTCGAAGGATGGCTCATTAGTGGAGGCTGTGGAAATCAGCGCACATCCGTTTTATGTCGGTGTGCAGTTTCATCCGGAATTCAAAAGCAGACCCAACCGTCCGCATCCATTGTTTACGGATTTTATCGCCTATGCAAAGGCAAATAAAAAGCAGTAG
- a CDS encoding amidophosphoribosyltransferase: MLKTEDWMQADDLHEECGVCGVYHQEEAAALCYYGLHALQHRGQEGCGIACSDDTLLQLKKGHGLVRDVFHEEDIQKLNGHHAIAHVRYSTAGGNETENIQPLLAKLTNNPFAVCHNGQIVNAQRLKLELEKQGSIFQGTSDSEIILHLIQRESGTFIERIQKAFARLEGAFAVLILCSDTIYAIRDPHGLRPLSYAALQDGYCISSETCAFSVMNATLLDDVQPGEIVAFTPQGIHKTRYHEEKSRHMCAMEYVYFSRPDSDVEGINVHDARRRSGVVMAQKDTALEADIVVGVPDSSISAAIGYAQESGLPYEIGLIKNRYVGRTFIQPTQAQRERGVKMKLSAIQAIVKDRRIVMIDDSIVRGTTSRRIVRLLKDAGAREVHVRIASPAIQYPCFYGVDTSSREELISARKNVDELCAYLHADSLKFLAIEDLYTAFQTTHLCCACFNGSYATPLYDYEQADKKER, encoded by the coding sequence ATGTTGAAAACAGAGGATTGGATGCAGGCAGATGATCTGCATGAGGAATGCGGCGTATGCGGGGTATATCACCAGGAAGAGGCTGCAGCACTGTGTTATTATGGTCTTCATGCTCTGCAGCACAGAGGACAGGAGGGCTGTGGTATTGCATGTTCGGATGATACGCTGCTGCAGCTGAAAAAGGGGCATGGATTGGTTCGCGATGTATTCCATGAGGAGGATATCCAAAAGCTGAACGGCCATCATGCGATCGCGCACGTACGCTATTCTACAGCAGGTGGAAATGAGACGGAAAACATACAACCATTGCTCGCCAAGCTGACTAACAATCCCTTCGCTGTGTGTCATAACGGACAGATTGTCAATGCACAGCGCTTGAAGCTGGAGCTGGAGAAGCAGGGCAGTATCTTTCAGGGCACCAGTGATAGTGAGATCATCCTGCATCTGATTCAGCGGGAAAGCGGCACCTTTATCGAACGTATTCAAAAAGCCTTTGCCCGATTGGAAGGGGCGTTTGCCGTTTTGATTTTGTGTTCGGATACCATCTATGCCATACGGGATCCCCATGGGTTAAGACCATTATCGTATGCGGCTTTGCAGGACGGCTATTGCATCAGCTCGGAAACCTGTGCCTTTTCCGTGATGAATGCAACGCTGCTGGATGATGTACAGCCCGGAGAAATTGTGGCCTTTACACCGCAAGGAATTCATAAAACACGCTATCATGAAGAAAAAAGCAGACATATGTGCGCCATGGAATATGTTTATTTTTCCAGACCGGACAGCGATGTTGAGGGAATCAATGTGCATGATGCCAGAAGAAGAAGCGGCGTGGTCATGGCGCAAAAGGATACCGCACTGGAAGCTGATATTGTTGTTGGTGTACCGGATTCCTCGATCTCTGCGGCAATCGGCTATGCACAGGAAAGCGGACTTCCGTATGAAATCGGTCTTATTAAAAACCGCTACGTGGGACGCACCTTCATACAGCCAACACAGGCACAGAGGGAACGCGGTGTGAAAATGAAGCTTTCTGCTATTCAGGCTATTGTGAAGGACAGACGCATCGTAATGATTGACGATAGTATTGTCCGTGGTACAACAAGTAGAAGAATCGTCCGGTTGTTAAAGGATGCAGGCGCAAGGGAGGTGCATGTGCGTATCGCCAGCCCTGCCATACAATATCCATGCTTTTACGGTGTGGATACCTCATCCAGAGAGGAGCTGATCTCCGCACGAAAGAATGTAGACGAGCTATGCGCCTATCTGCATGCGGACTCCCTGAAATTCCTTGCGATAGAAGATTTGTATACAGCTTTTCAAACTACACATTTATGCTGCGCATGCTTTAACGGCAGCTATGCAACACCGCTGTATGATTATGAACAAGCTGACAAAAAGGAACGATAA
- a CDS encoding phosphoribosylaminoimidazolesuccinocarboxamide synthase, translated as MKELEMLYEGKAKKVFATENPDQVIVDYKDDATAFNGQKKGTILGKGAVNNKMTNFLFKKLEEKGIPTHLVEELDDRRTLVKKVEIVPLEVIIRNKVAGSFAKRMGLQEGMELKCPILEFSYKDDDLGDPMINDYMALAVGISTQEEIDEITRLAFAVNEELKSIFAAVDIELIDFKLEFGRYKGGIVLADEISPDTCRFWDIHTHDHLDKDRFRRDLGNVEDAYQEVYRRLGI; from the coding sequence ATGAAAGAGTTAGAAATGCTGTACGAAGGAAAAGCTAAGAAAGTATTCGCGACAGAGAATCCGGATCAGGTCATTGTTGACTATAAGGATGATGCTACGGCTTTCAACGGTCAGAAAAAAGGTACAATTCTTGGAAAGGGTGCTGTCAACAACAAAATGACGAACTTCTTATTCAAGAAGCTGGAGGAAAAAGGAATCCCTACGCATCTGGTGGAGGAGCTAGATGACAGAAGAACGCTTGTAAAGAAAGTGGAAATCGTTCCTTTGGAGGTCATTATACGTAATAAGGTTGCCGGAAGCTTCGCTAAACGTATGGGACTGCAGGAAGGTATGGAGCTGAAGTGTCCGATTCTGGAATTCAGCTATAAGGATGACGATTTAGGAGATCCTATGATCAACGATTACATGGCACTTGCTGTCGGTATTTCCACACAGGAGGAAATCGACGAGATTACAAGGCTGGCATTTGCTGTAAATGAGGAGCTGAAAAGCATCTTTGCCGCTGTGGATATCGAACTGATAGACTTTAAGCTGGAGTTTGGACGCTATAAGGGCGGCATCGTTTTAGCTGATGAGATTTCTCCGGATACCTGCCGTTTCTGGGATATTCACACACATGATCACCTGGATAAGGATCGCTTCAGAAGAGATCTTGGCAATGTAGAGGACGCATACCAGGAAGTATATCGCAGACTGGGAATTTAA
- a CDS encoding adenylosuccinate lyase, with the protein MNDRYVSPLGQRYASEEMQRIFSNDKKFRTWRKLWIALAESEKELGLDITQEQIEELKAHAEDINYDVAKEREKIVRHDVMSHVYAYGQQCPNAKGIIHLGATSCFVGDNTDLIVMYEALELIKKKLVNVLAELEKFALAHKDLPVLAFTHFQPAQPTTLGKRAAIWAQDLLLDYEELCFLLENKKLRGCKGTTGTQASFMELFDNDEAKVKQLDQMVAQKMGYEKSFPVSTQTYSRKVDSRILNALGSIAQSAHKFSNDIRLLQNLKEVEEPFEKGQIGSSAMAYKRNPMRSERMASLANYVIADTLNPAITAATQWFERTLDDSANKRISIPEAFLAVDGILDLYLNITDGLVVYPKVIEAHLMKELPFMATEMILMDAVKAGGDRQELHERIRVHSMAAGKVVKEEGLDNDLLERIAADDMFPMNMEQLKAIMSPINFVGRAPSQTAEFFNECIDPILEAEKDALGLHAEINV; encoded by the coding sequence ATGAACGACAGATATGTAAGTCCTCTGGGACAGCGCTATGCCAGTGAAGAAATGCAGCGTATTTTCTCCAACGATAAGAAGTTTCGTACATGGAGAAAGCTATGGATCGCACTTGCGGAAAGCGAAAAGGAACTGGGTCTTGATATTACACAGGAACAGATTGAGGAATTAAAGGCACATGCAGAGGATATCAATTATGATGTCGCAAAAGAACGGGAAAAAATCGTCCGTCATGATGTAATGAGCCATGTATATGCTTATGGTCAGCAATGTCCAAATGCCAAGGGAATCATTCATTTGGGTGCAACCTCCTGCTTTGTCGGTGACAATACTGATTTGATTGTCATGTATGAAGCGTTGGAGCTGATTAAGAAAAAGCTGGTGAATGTGCTTGCCGAGTTAGAAAAATTTGCATTGGCGCATAAGGATTTGCCTGTGCTTGCCTTCACCCACTTTCAGCCGGCACAGCCGACAACGCTTGGAAAACGTGCGGCAATCTGGGCACAGGATCTGCTGCTGGATTATGAGGAGCTTTGCTTTCTTCTGGAAAACAAAAAGCTGCGCGGCTGTAAAGGCACTACCGGTACCCAGGCAAGCTTTATGGAGCTATTCGACAATGATGAGGCAAAGGTAAAGCAGCTGGATCAGATGGTAGCGCAGAAAATGGGCTATGAGAAATCCTTCCCTGTTTCTACGCAGACATATTCCCGTAAGGTGGATTCCCGTATATTGAATGCCCTTGGCTCTATTGCACAGAGCGCGCACAAATTTTCAAATGATATTCGATTGCTTCAGAATTTGAAGGAAGTGGAGGAACCGTTTGAAAAGGGACAAATCGGCTCCAGTGCGATGGCATATAAGCGAAATCCGATGCGCAGTGAGCGTATGGCTTCCCTTGCGAATTATGTAATAGCGGATACCTTAAATCCGGCAATTACAGCAGCTACCCAGTGGTTTGAGCGTACACTGGATGATTCCGCAAATAAGCGAATCAGTATTCCGGAGGCCTTTTTGGCAGTTGACGGTATTCTGGATCTTTATCTGAATATTACAGATGGTCTGGTGGTGTACCCGAAGGTCATCGAAGCCCACCTGATGAAGGAGCTGCCGTTCATGGCAACAGAAATGATTCTTATGGATGCAGTGAAGGCAGGCGGTGATCGTCAGGAGCTGCATGAGAGAATCCGTGTTCATTCCATGGCTGCCGGCAAGGTGGTGAAGGAGGAAGGGCTGGACAATGATTTGCTGGAGCGTATTGCAGCGGATGACATGTTCCCGATGAATATGGAGCAGCTAAAAGCAATCATGTCTCCAATCAATTTTGTTGGACGTGCACCAAGTCAGACAGCAGAATTTTTCAATGAATGCATTGATCCAATCCTGGAGGCTGAAAAGGATGCATTGGGCCTTCATGCGGAAATCAATGTATAA
- a CDS encoding ANTAR domain-containing protein gives MLNVMLVSASDKTTGFLKDFLNMEDAMNITTCKTASKARRTALEAAFDMIIINYPLMDETDYALPQDLAEKSDASIMIMVSAETFDNICDKMEKAGVYVFLKPVNKTVLLSVLRFAILTQKRLRSIRVKNRSLKDKLSEIKIIDRAKCLLMEQEQLSEAQAHRYLEKRAMDTQHSRLQVAQQLLDKYQISE, from the coding sequence ATGTTGAATGTCATGCTGGTGAGTGCAAGTGATAAGACAACGGGCTTTCTGAAGGATTTTCTGAATATGGAAGATGCAATGAATATCACAACCTGCAAAACAGCTTCCAAAGCACGCAGAACCGCACTGGAAGCTGCCTTCGATATGATCATAATCAATTATCCGCTTATGGATGAAACAGACTATGCGCTGCCGCAGGATCTGGCAGAAAAAAGCGATGCGTCTATCATGATCATGGTATCTGCAGAAACCTTTGACAATATCTGCGATAAAATGGAAAAAGCGGGTGTCTATGTATTTTTAAAGCCTGTCAATAAAACGGTGCTTCTCTCCGTGCTGCGTTTTGCGATTCTGACACAGAAGCGTCTGCGCAGCATCCGTGTAAAAAACCGCTCTTTAAAGGATAAGCTTTCGGAAATCAAAATCATCGACCGGGCTAAATGTCTGCTGATGGAGCAGGAGCAGCTGAGTGAGGCACAGGCACACCGCTATTTGGAAAAGCGTGCCATGGATACCCAGCACAGCCGCCTGCAGGTGGCACAGCAGCTGCTGGATAAATATCAAATAAGTGAGTAA
- a CDS encoding DUF1727 domain-containing protein → MTTFAILITKLAGALLHLIHRGGSLPGQIGLKLCPDIVKRLRIDCPLILVTGTNGKTSTSNMIAAMLEQEGRRVVNNRKGDNLKEGITTALLLNTTLGKRVQADAIVLEVDELNIPFIMKNLKADALVVTNFFRDQLDRAREMEQLIVKIEQAISNFEGTLILNGNDPNVVRLKDAAHKASMLSFGMERCSSSSETTKEASEGKFCPRCGSRLDYDFYQYSHIGVFHCSGCDFQTPKLDAAGCVISIPERTFVYDGKEFNAPQGGLYTMYNCMAVLAVAKLLSVDTAYAAAAFSHIKVPDGRNETFTYKGSSCILNLVKNPTGANEVMKVIEEDEDEKSILIILNDNAQDGTDVSWIYDTFFEKLMKDTTKRIIVSGSRCYDMALRLKYGGYTQHMEVQEQMKEAAAALMEAKETKYVIATYTALQPIRNILLSLGVQESKEGV, encoded by the coding sequence ATGACGACGTTTGCAATACTGATAACAAAGCTGGCCGGGGCACTGCTGCATCTGATTCACCGTGGCGGATCGCTCCCTGGACAGATCGGACTGAAGCTGTGTCCGGATATAGTAAAAAGACTGCGTATTGATTGTCCGCTGATTCTGGTTACCGGGACCAACGGAAAAACTTCCACCAGCAACATGATCGCGGCGATGCTGGAGCAGGAGGGCAGAAGGGTTGTAAACAATCGTAAGGGAGACAACCTGAAGGAGGGAATCACAACCGCACTGTTACTGAACACCACATTGGGAAAAAGAGTACAGGCTGATGCAATCGTATTGGAAGTTGACGAGTTGAATATTCCATTCATTATGAAAAATCTGAAAGCGGATGCACTGGTGGTGACAAATTTCTTCCGTGACCAGCTGGATCGTGCCAGAGAAATGGAGCAGCTTATTGTAAAAATTGAACAGGCGATATCTAATTTTGAGGGAACCCTGATTTTGAATGGCAATGATCCTAATGTTGTACGATTGAAGGATGCTGCACATAAGGCAAGCATGCTGAGCTTTGGTATGGAACGCTGTTCTTCCAGCAGTGAGACTACAAAGGAAGCAAGTGAAGGAAAATTCTGTCCGCGCTGCGGAAGCCGCCTGGACTATGATTTCTATCAGTATTCACATATCGGTGTATTTCATTGCAGCGGCTGTGATTTTCAGACACCGAAGCTGGATGCTGCCGGTTGTGTAATTAGTATTCCAGAGCGAACATTTGTTTATGACGGAAAGGAATTTAATGCACCGCAGGGTGGTCTGTACACAATGTATAACTGTATGGCAGTTCTTGCGGTCGCCAAGCTGCTGTCTGTAGATACAGCATATGCGGCAGCGGCCTTCTCACATATCAAGGTTCCGGATGGACGCAATGAGACCTTTACATATAAAGGAAGCAGCTGCATACTGAATCTGGTGAAAAATCCAACAGGGGCAAATGAGGTCATGAAGGTAATTGAAGAGGATGAGGATGAAAAAAGTATTCTAATCATACTGAATGACAATGCACAGGATGGTACAGATGTATCCTGGATTTATGACACCTTTTTTGAAAAGCTGATGAAGGATACCACAAAACGTATTATTGTGTCTGGAAGCCGTTGCTATGATATGGCACTGCGTTTGAAGTATGGCGGGTATACACAGCATATGGAAGTGCAGGAACAAATGAAGGAGGCTGCAGCAGCTCTTATGGAAGCTAAAGAAACAAAATATGTCATTGCGACCTATACCGCGCTACAGCCGATACGTAATATATTGCTGAGTCTCGGTGTGCAGGAAAGCAAGGAAGGTGTGTAA